The Nitrososphaerales archaeon DNA window TACTACTAGATTAAAATCCCCTACCGTCATAGGCTTCTGCAGGAGCTGAAAATCGGAAATTGGCCATTGCACTCGTCGGCGTAATCAACACTGACATCTTTGCGGCGTTCCTCAGGGTGTTCGTCGGGACAGCGCTCGTCATGCATGGCCTTCCCAAAGTCAAGGGTGCCTGGAAGCAGAGCGGCCAATGGATTCAGAGTATGGGCGTTCCTGCGGCCGCCGCCGTACCCGTAGCGATCCTGGAGTTCTTCGGCGGCATCTTCCTGATCATTGGCCTGATTGTCCCAATCGTGGCTGGATTCTTCGCCATTCAGTTTCTCGCTATCATCGTCATGAAGAAGTCGAAGATGAAGGCAGCCCTCATAGGAAGTCAACAGAAACCCTCGTACGAGATCGACTTCACCTACTTGCTGCTCGCACTGGTCCTGGTTGTCGTCGGCGCTGGCGTGCTGTCTGTCGACTCAGTAATCGGGTTCTAGCCCAAAACGGCCGCGTTCCAGCGGCGTCAATCCGCCGGTATCTTGAGTCTCTTCGGCGCCAGCTTGCCCTTGGTCAATGAATGCACGTACTCGGGAGTCAGGGGAAGCTTCTGAATCTCCACTCCGAACGGTGAGAGAGCATCCTCGACTGCGTTGACTATCACTGGCGTCGCCCCGATGGTCCCAGCCTCGCCCACTCCTTTGACGCCGAGAGGGTTGAGGGGCGAAGGAGTCTCGGTGCGGTAGCTCTCTATCATAGGCGCGGAGTCTATCGAAGGAATCAGGTAGTCGGAGAGCGTCGAGGTGAGGTTCTGCCCGTTCTCGTCGAAGACCACCTGCTCCAGCAGGGCTTGCGCGATTCCCTGGAGCACACCTCCGTGAACCTGCCCTTCCACTATGAGCGGGTTGATCACCTTCCCCACGTCGTCCACGGCCACGTACTTCAGAATCTTCAACATCCCGGTCTCCCTGTCAACCTCGACCATCGCAACGTGGGTGCCGAAGGGGAAAGCGTTGCCTGGCGGGGCGAAGGCGCAGTACTCGAAGAGCGTCGCCTCCATCCCCGGTGGGAGCGAACGTAAAGAGTATGCCTTGTCTGCGACATCCTTGAACGCAAGGCTCTTCGATGAAGAGGAGGCTGGAGTTATCTTGCCGTTCTTGAAGTTCATTCTGTCGCTCTTGAGACCGAGCATCTTCGCTGCTATCTTGCTCATCTTCTCTTTCACCTTCCTTGTTGCAAGCAGGACAGCGCTCCCGCCAACGACTGCCGAGCGGCTGCCCGCGGTTATCGTGCCCCACGGGAGGGCGGACGTGTCGCCGTACTGCACCACAACGTCGTTCACGTCCAGGCCCAACTCCTCGGCCACGATTTGGGCGAAGGCCGTCGCGTGGCCCTGGCCTTGGGGGTTGGTGCCAACAGTGACAGTGACGCTTCCTTGCTTGCTCACAGCGACTGACGCCGTCTGCGGAAAGCCCGGGCCGAACCCGCAGACCTCCACGTAGGTTATCACCCCCAGACCGACCAGCCTCCCCTTCGCCCTTGCCTCTCTCTGGAAGGCCTTGAGGCGGTCGTAGTCAGAATACTCCAGAGCCTTCTGCAGGTTCATCTCGTAGTTCCCGCTGTCGTAAGTATGACCCCCGGCAGAGCTGTAGGGGAACTTTCTCTTCGGAACGTAGTTCTTCTGTCTGACCTTCACCGGGTCGAGCTTGAGCCTCCGGGCTAGCACGTCAACCGTCCTCTCGATCAGGTACGTGGCCTCGGGGCGCCCCGCGCCCCTGTACGCGCCGATGGGTGGTTTGTTGGTGAACGTTGTTATCGCTTCGGCCTCGTACGCTCCGATGTCGTAAACGCCTGGACCCATGCCAACTGTAGTCTCTGGCATCGTGAACGCCCAGTCGCTGTACGCACCTCCGTCGCAGACCACCTTTACCTTGAGGCCCAGGATCTTCCCGTCCTTCCTGACGGCTGCCTCGATGAAGTGCTTCTGCCCCCTGCCGTGGGTGGAGGCCATCAGGTTGTCCCTCCGCCCATCAATCCATTTCACTGGCTTTCCCAGAACCATCGAGGCGTAGCAGACCGCGACGTTCTCCGGGCCAATCGACCCCTTCTGACCGAACCCTCCGCCAGTATCCGGCGAAATCACCCTCACCCTGTTCTCAGGCAGTTTCAGAGTGCTCGCGAAATCCTCCTTTGCACCGTAGGGGTCTTGGCTCGAGAGCCAGACAGTGAGAACCTGGGAGGCTTCGTCGTACGACGCAATCTCCGCCCTCGGCTCCATGGGTACTGCAGAGAGTCTGGGGAACTCCTGCTCGAACTTCACAACGTGGTCGGCCGCCTTGAATGCCTTCGAAATGCTGCCGAAGGACTTCGTCGACCTGTAGCCGATGTTGTCCTTCAGGTAGTCGTGGACCTTGGGCGAACCAGGCTGTGCGGCCTTGACCGGATCAACGACAGCTGGGAGCGGGTCATAGGTGATTTTGACAAGCTCGGCTGCGTCCTCGGCGGTGTACGGGTCCTCTGCGACGACGAGCGCGATTGGCTCACCGGCGAAGTTTGCCTCCTGGACGGCAAGGACGGGACGGTCGGTGGCTTTCGTCTCGCCCCAACCTTCGAGGGTGGGCATGCTGTTGATCTTCTTGACCAGGTCTCTGCCTGCGAGGACGAGCCTAACGCCTGGAAGGGAGACGGCCTCCGAGACGTCAACCTCCTTGATTCGTGCGTGGGCATGGAGGCTCCTGACGAACCAGCCGTGAAGCATGTGCGGGAGGACCACGTCGTCTGTGAAGCTGCCTGTTCCAGTGATGAACTTCATGTCCTCGACCCTCTTCAGGGGCTGTCCGAGGACTGCCGCCTCCTTCCTGACCGATGTCTGGACAGATGCCAAGCGCGCGCAGAGCCTTGGCGGGGAATAGCTAAAGATTTTTCTTAATTAGCCTTCTGGTGGATGGTGCGAGTTAGCAGGATTGTACCCCAAACCCTTCGAGTACCACTCCCCCAAGACCGTCGAGGAGGCGGCCGCCCTCGTTGAGAGATACGGACAGGAGGCCAAGGTCCTAGCCGGGGGGCAGAGCCTGATTCCTCTCATGAAGCTCAGGCTCCTCTCTCCAGCACACGTCATCGACCTCGGCAAGGTGGAAGGGCTCTCGTACATCAGGAAGGAGGGGGGAGAGCTGGCCATCGGGGCAATGACAACGATGGTCACAATCGTAGACGCAGAGGTCGTCAGGAACGAATGCCCGATACTCCGTGACTGCGCACTCGTGGTGGCGGACGCAGAGGTAAGGAACATGGGGACAATCGGCGGGAACGTCTCCCACGCAGACCCGACCAACGACATGCCGGGGGTAATGGTCGCGACTGGAGCCAGCTTCGTCGTCGCTTCGACTAGGGGCAGGAGGACGATACCAGCCTCAGAGTTCTTTGTTGACACATTCACGACCGCGATTCAGGAGGGCGAGATACTCGTCGAAGCCAGGGTACCGCTCGGCCAGAGGAGGTTCGGGGCCTACCTCAAGCTGGAAAGGCAGGCGGGCGACTTCGGCATAGCGGGAGTCGCGGCCGTCCTCGACATGTCGCCTGACGGGACGTGTGCCTCCTGCGGGATTGGATTGACAGCTGTCGGGCCCACAGCGATCAAGGCGACAAAGGCAGAGAAGATACTGCGGGGAACGAGGCTTGAGAAAGAGAGGGTGGAAGAAGCAGCGAAGGCTGCGGCTCAGGAAGCCCAGCCTGTCAGCGACCTACGCGGGTCGGCCGAGTACAAGCGCGAGATGGTGAGGGTTCTGACAGTCAGGGCCGTAAGGGCTGCAGCGAGGCGGAGGGCGAACGATTGATCAAGACTAACGTCAGCATCGAGGTGAACGGGAAGAAGGGGCAGGCAGAAGTGGAGCCGCGCACCCTCCTTGTGAAGTTCCTGAGGGAGGACCTCGGACTGACCGGGACGCACGTCGGCTGCGAAACGACGAACTGCGGGGTCTGCACAGTCCTTCTCGACGGCAAGGCGGTGAAGTCGTGCACGGTCTTCGCCGTCCAGGCCGACGGGAAGAAGGTCACCACGATTGAAGGAATCGGGGGAGTGGACGACCTCGACCCAATCCAGCTCGCGTTCTGGGAGAAGCATGGAGTACAGTGCGGCTTCTGCACACCTGGGATGATAATGGCCTCGTACCAGCTCCTCTCCGAGATTCCGGACCCTGACGAGGAGGAAATCAGGAGGGCGCTCTCGGGCAACCTCTGCAGGTGCACGGGCTACGTCAAGATCATAGAGTCAGTCCAGTACGCGGCAAAGCTCAGGAAGAAGGGAACACGCACAGTCAAGCGAGAAGAGAAGAGAGAGAAGCCGGAAGAGCCTAGGAAGCCCAGAGAAATCGAGGGCATGTAATGCATTACGAGGGGACCATTGAAGCGTCTGTCCCGAAGGGGAGGTTCTACGCCTTCATTACCGACCCGGCAAGCGTCATAGGAATCTTGCCCGACGTAGCAGAATCAAAGATAGCTGACCAAGACCACTTCACCGTGAAGGCCAAGGCAGGTGTAGCCTACCTGAGGGGAGCGCTCGACATTGCGTTCGAGGTCGCCGAGAAGAAGAAAGATTCGATGACAAGAATAACAGGGCACGGCCAGGGGATGCAGAGTTCTGTCGAAATCCAGCTGCAGATTGATCTTGAGGACTCGGCCGCAGGCACGAGGGCTAGCTGGGCCGCGGACGTCGCCGTCGGAGGCCTGCTTGCTAGCGTCGGAGGCCGTCTGATCGACGGGGTGGCGGCGAAGTACGT harbors:
- a CDS encoding DoxX family protein translates to MAIALVGVINTDIFAAFLRVFVGTALVMHGLPKVKGAWKQSGQWIQSMGVPAAAAVPVAILEFFGGIFLIIGLIVPIVAGFFAIQFLAIIVMKKSKMKAALIGSQQKPSYEIDFTYLLLALVLVVVGAGVLSVDSVIGF
- a CDS encoding xanthine dehydrogenase family protein molybdopterin-binding subunit is translated as MASVQTSVRKEAAVLGQPLKRVEDMKFITGTGSFTDDVVLPHMLHGWFVRSLHAHARIKEVDVSEAVSLPGVRLVLAGRDLVKKINSMPTLEGWGETKATDRPVLAVQEANFAGEPIALVVAEDPYTAEDAAELVKITYDPLPAVVDPVKAAQPGSPKVHDYLKDNIGYRSTKSFGSISKAFKAADHVVKFEQEFPRLSAVPMEPRAEIASYDEASQVLTVWLSSQDPYGAKEDFASTLKLPENRVRVISPDTGGGFGQKGSIGPENVAVCYASMVLGKPVKWIDGRRDNLMASTHGRGQKHFIEAAVRKDGKILGLKVKVVCDGGAYSDWAFTMPETTVGMGPGVYDIGAYEAEAITTFTNKPPIGAYRGAGRPEATYLIERTVDVLARRLKLDPVKVRQKNYVPKRKFPYSSAGGHTYDSGNYEMNLQKALEYSDYDRLKAFQREARAKGRLVGLGVITYVEVCGFGPGFPQTASVAVSKQGSVTVTVGTNPQGQGHATAFAQIVAEELGLDVNDVVVQYGDTSALPWGTITAGSRSAVVGGSAVLLATRKVKEKMSKIAAKMLGLKSDRMNFKNGKITPASSSSKSLAFKDVADKAYSLRSLPPGMEATLFEYCAFAPPGNAFPFGTHVAMVEVDRETGMLKILKYVAVDDVGKVINPLIVEGQVHGGVLQGIAQALLEQVVFDENGQNLTSTLSDYLIPSIDSAPMIESYRTETPSPLNPLGVKGVGEAGTIGATPVIVNAVEDALSPFGVEIQKLPLTPEYVHSLTKGKLAPKRLKIPAD
- a CDS encoding xanthine dehydrogenase family protein subunit M → MYPKPFEYHSPKTVEEAAALVERYGQEAKVLAGGQSLIPLMKLRLLSPAHVIDLGKVEGLSYIRKEGGELAIGAMTTMVTIVDAEVVRNECPILRDCALVVADAEVRNMGTIGGNVSHADPTNDMPGVMVATGASFVVASTRGRRTIPASEFFVDTFTTAIQEGEILVEARVPLGQRRFGAYLKLERQAGDFGIAGVAAVLDMSPDGTCASCGIGLTAVGPTAIKATKAEKILRGTRLEKERVEEAAKAAAQEAQPVSDLRGSAEYKREMVRVLTVRAVRAAARRRAND
- a CDS encoding (2Fe-2S)-binding protein; this translates as MIKTNVSIEVNGKKGQAEVEPRTLLVKFLREDLGLTGTHVGCETTNCGVCTVLLDGKAVKSCTVFAVQADGKKVTTIEGIGGVDDLDPIQLAFWEKHGVQCGFCTPGMIMASYQLLSEIPDPDEEEIRRALSGNLCRCTGYVKIIESVQYAAKLRKKGTRTVKREEKREKPEEPRKPREIEGM